The following proteins are encoded in a genomic region of Syntrophorhabdales bacterium:
- a CDS encoding enoyl-CoA hydratase-related protein — protein sequence MAVIEYTKEGKIAIFTINRPDKMNVLNLEAMRRFTELLKDFRDDDNVWVGILTGTGEKVFSAGVDIKDFLPMVRSTPDKKWQRPTAIMRGMDLWKPMIAACNGLTIGGGLEMALACDIMIAAENASFGLPEVRVGICPGGGGTARLPRTIPRRLAAEMLFTGKTISAQEAYRIGLVNKVVPLLELMAEAKNMAATICEAAPLGVRCAKELLQRGMDVSLDEALRL from the coding sequence ATGGCAGTGATCGAATATACAAAAGAAGGCAAGATTGCCATCTTCACCATTAATCGTCCTGACAAGATGAATGTCCTCAATCTCGAAGCCATGCGACGGTTCACAGAACTCCTCAAAGACTTTCGTGATGACGATAACGTCTGGGTAGGTATTCTAACGGGCACGGGAGAGAAGGTGTTCAGCGCAGGTGTGGACATCAAGGATTTTCTGCCAATGGTGAGAAGTACGCCCGACAAAAAATGGCAGAGACCCACCGCAATCATGCGCGGCATGGATCTCTGGAAGCCCATGATCGCCGCATGCAACGGACTTACGATCGGCGGAGGCCTCGAGATGGCGCTCGCCTGCGACATTATGATCGCAGCGGAGAATGCAAGCTTTGGCCTACCTGAAGTGAGGGTTGGCATTTGTCCCGGTGGTGGCGGCACTGCGAGATTGCCGCGCACCATTCCACGAAGATTAGCTGCGGAAATGCTCTTCACCGGCAAGACCATAAGCGCCCAGGAAGCGTATCGTATAGGTCTGGTCAATAAAGTCGTCCCTCTGCTTGAGCTGATGGCAGAAGCAAAGAACATGGCTGCGACCATTTGCGAGGCAGCGCCTCTCGGGGTGAGATGCGCGAAAGAACTCCTCCAGAGAGGCATGGACGTGAGCCTTGATGAGGCGCTCAGGTTGGA